In Magnetococcus sp. PR-3, a single window of DNA contains:
- a CDS encoding NapC/NirT family cytochrome c produces the protein MMAWLKALNRPAKYKMGSLILLGILTGAGGLGLFNGFMAFSNTEKFCLSCHEMQPLYDEYTHSAHAGNGSGVLAVCADCHVPKGWLPKLIRKIHASKEIYYHFKGSIATPAKLEEKRLVLAERVWSEMRGNDSRECRSCHRMEGMVASKQNSRAQAGHKRALANGETCIDCHKGIAHQKPKLKPALEAAHQAMLEHRTQPSVDQHVAALGTLKMYGEKQGGKAQAVVLVGTVMKVAKREDARVALTLEGWRKAGKSRQIYLAPDRPQLLASTTKAGSKKIEPLSTTQTLSGVLWTKVRLTLWGSPEKLSDKPQAIWTYAARLNDLVCGQCHQPYAPDKYRVKQWPAQLKAMKPMAKLDKEDERLLQVWLQRNAIPEK, from the coding sequence ATGATGGCATGGTTAAAAGCGCTCAATCGCCCAGCAAAATACAAGATGGGCAGTTTAATTTTATTGGGTATTCTTACAGGAGCAGGTGGACTGGGGCTTTTTAATGGTTTTATGGCCTTTAGTAACACCGAGAAATTTTGTCTGAGCTGTCATGAGATGCAACCACTTTATGATGAGTACACCCACTCGGCCCATGCAGGTAATGGTAGTGGTGTGTTGGCGGTTTGTGCGGACTGTCATGTTCCAAAGGGTTGGTTGCCTAAATTGATCCGTAAGATCCATGCAAGTAAAGAGATTTATTACCATTTTAAAGGCAGTATTGCGACCCCCGCCAAGTTAGAGGAGAAACGTTTGGTTTTGGCTGAACGTGTTTGGTCAGAAATGCGTGGTAACGACTCCCGAGAGTGTCGGAGTTGCCATCGTATGGAGGGGATGGTGGCATCCAAACAGAACAGTCGGGCGCAGGCTGGACATAAACGTGCCTTGGCAAATGGTGAAACCTGTATTGATTGCCACAAAGGCATTGCCCACCAAAAGCCCAAGCTTAAACCTGCGTTAGAAGCGGCGCATCAAGCCATGCTGGAGCACCGCACTCAGCCCAGTGTTGATCAGCATGTTGCGGCCCTAGGTACGCTAAAAATGTATGGAGAGAAGCAGGGCGGAAAAGCCCAAGCTGTAGTTTTGGTCGGTACGGTCATGAAGGTGGCCAAACGAGAGGATGCACGTGTCGCGTTGACCTTGGAAGGCTGGCGTAAGGCTGGTAAATCCCGACAGATCTACCTTGCTCCTGATCGTCCGCAGCTGTTGGCATCCACCACCAAAGCGGGATCCAAAAAAATAGAACCCCTATCCACCACGCAAACCCTTAGTGGTGTGCTGTGGACCAAGGTTCGCCTTACCCTCTGGGGGTCACCAGAAAAGTTGAGTGATAAACCCCAGGCTATTTGGACTTATGCTGCGCGGTTAAATGATCTGGTTTGTGGGCAGTGTCATCAACCTTATGCGCCAGATAAATATAGAGTCAAGCAGTGGCCAGCACAGCTCAAAGCGATGAAACCCATGGCGAAGTTGGATAAAGAGGATGAACGTCTATTACAGGTTTGGTTACAGCGGAATGCCATACCTGAGAAGTAA
- a CDS encoding PhzF family phenazine biosynthesis protein gives MDNLFIVDAFSSQPFGGNPAAVHLFPEKEEETWMQALAGEMNLSETAFVSRQGADFGLRWFTPTLEVDLCGHATLAAAHILWQQGILKTQETARFHTRSGLLTCTRQGDWIEMDFPAEPAHPCPKPEALLKALGITAGRVSRSRMDYLVCLDDEALVRSLTPDMNALKEIETRAVIVTAQAETTEHDFVSRLFAPAAGIPEDPVTGSAHCTLAPYWGPILGKREMVGYQASRRGGEVKVCVQDNRVILSGQAVTVVAGRLSA, from the coding sequence ATGGATAACCTGTTTATTGTCGATGCCTTTAGCAGCCAGCCTTTCGGTGGTAACCCTGCCGCAGTCCATCTATTTCCTGAAAAGGAAGAAGAGACCTGGATGCAAGCCTTGGCCGGAGAGATGAACCTGAGCGAGACCGCTTTTGTCAGCCGCCAGGGTGCAGATTTTGGTCTGCGCTGGTTTACCCCAACTCTTGAGGTCGATCTGTGCGGGCACGCAACCTTGGCCGCAGCGCACATCCTATGGCAACAGGGCATACTGAAGACTCAGGAAACCGCCCGCTTTCATACCCGCAGCGGTTTATTAACCTGTACCCGTCAAGGGGATTGGATTGAGATGGATTTTCCGGCAGAACCAGCACACCCCTGCCCAAAACCAGAAGCCTTGCTGAAAGCCTTGGGGATAACGGCAGGCCGCGTGTCGCGCAGTCGTATGGATTATCTGGTATGTCTTGACGATGAAGCGTTGGTACGAAGCCTAACCCCGGATATGAACGCCCTAAAAGAGATTGAAACTCGGGCCGTCATCGTCACCGCCCAAGCGGAAACAACTGAACACGATTTTGTATCCAGACTGTTTGCCCCCGCAGCCGGTATACCTGAAGATCCGGTGACCGGTTCAGCCCACTGCACCTTAGCGCCTTACTGGGGCCCTATATTGGGTAAACGGGAGATGGTCGGCTATCAGGCTTCGAGGCGGGGTGGAGAGGTTAAGGTGTGCGTGCAAGATAATCGGGTCATCTTAAGCGGTCAGGCTGTCACGGTGGTTGCCGGTCGGCTATCCGCATAA
- the purL gene encoding phosphoribosylformylglycinamidine synthase gives MDATHVLTLNGSSAYSSFRLDKLLDACQAVVPHLQSMDAWFVHFASLERPLDEPEQAKLAQLLTYGPKELSHKEDVTPHLWVIPRFGTTSPWSSKATDIAQHCGLAAVLRLERGMAFHFEGLMNGDVEKIIPLIHDRMIQQVVTDADALPGMFKTFSPGALREVPLQQEGRVALERANGDWGLALSEDEIDYLVEQYQEEGRNPTDVELMMFAQANSEHCRHKIFNADWHIDGESRPNTLFGMIRNTHIRAPEGTVVAYKDNSSVIEGSAGQRFHPDTEDGIYRAHEETTHILMKVETHNHPTAISPYPGASTGSGGEIRDEGATGRGSSPKAGLTGFSVSNLNLPGAVRPWELPYGKPDRIASALDIMLEGPIGGAAFNNEFGRPNLCGYFRTFEQDVAGEVRGYHKPIMIAGGLGNMKADHVEKNPLKEGDLIIQLGGPAMLIGLGGGAASSQTSGSSHAELDFASVQRDNPEMERRCQEVINRCWQLGDSNPIQSIHDVGAGGLSNAVPELIHDGGVGGRFDLRNIDNADPGMSPMEIWCNEAQERYVLAIHPEDRERFEAICLRERCPFAVLGEATTEEQLILTDRLTGETCIDMSLNTLLGKPPRMTRDVTHHRRQAHPLRIPQGLSLSEMCYRVLRLPTVGDKSFLITIGDRSVTGMVTRDQMVGPWQVPVADVAVTARGYEGYEGEAMAMGERTPVALLDAPASGRMAIGEALTNMAAARVGDLGRVKLSANWMAPAGHPGEEANLYETVEAVGLELCPALGISIPVGKDSLSMKTVWKDEQENPCAVTAPVSLIISAFAPVVDVRQTVTPQLRTDLGETRLILVDLGEGKNRLGGSALAQVMGQMGDVPPDVDDADNLKQFFQTIQILHEADKILAYHDRSDGGLFTTLCEMAFAGRCGLDIQLQGLGNQLEGVLFSEELGAVVQVRAEDAKKMVKLLNCCGIATDIGTVAAHGQLRFHRDHDLILDLPRVGLHRAWSETSWRLQSLRDNPECAQQAYDALLDIKDPGLHASLSFDPAHNVAAPYINSGARPSVAILREQGVNGHVEMAAAFDRAGFEAVDVTMAALAGGERFLADYKGLVACGGFSYGDVLGAGEGWAKSILFNPKLRDGFQQFFHSADSFALGVCNGCQMLSTLHELIPGTELWPRFVRNHSEQFEARFSQVEIPQNPSIFLNGMAGSRMPVAVAHGEGRVEFAHRAHQDRALAEGLIALRYVDSYGQVTESYPANPNGSPQGITGLTTADGRVTIMMPHPERVFRSVQNSWYPDAWGEDGAWMAMFRNARKWVG, from the coding sequence ATGGACGCAACCCACGTATTGACGCTTAACGGCAGCAGCGCCTACTCCAGCTTTCGGCTGGATAAGTTATTGGACGCTTGTCAGGCTGTGGTACCCCATTTACAAAGCATGGATGCCTGGTTTGTCCATTTTGCCAGCCTGGAAAGGCCACTGGATGAACCGGAGCAGGCTAAACTGGCCCAACTGCTCACCTATGGTCCCAAAGAGCTTAGCCATAAAGAGGATGTGACCCCACACCTGTGGGTTATTCCTCGTTTTGGTACCACCTCTCCTTGGTCCTCTAAAGCCACGGATATTGCCCAGCATTGTGGCTTGGCGGCGGTGCTTCGTTTAGAACGGGGTATGGCTTTTCACTTTGAAGGGCTCATGAATGGGGATGTGGAAAAAATTATCCCGCTGATCCATGACCGGATGATCCAGCAGGTGGTGACCGATGCAGATGCCTTGCCGGGTATGTTCAAGACCTTCTCCCCTGGTGCGTTGCGGGAGGTGCCCTTGCAGCAGGAGGGCCGTGTGGCGCTGGAGCGGGCCAATGGTGACTGGGGTTTGGCGCTTTCGGAAGATGAAATTGACTACCTGGTGGAGCAGTATCAGGAAGAGGGGCGTAACCCCACCGATGTTGAGCTGATGATGTTTGCTCAGGCAAACTCTGAGCACTGCCGACACAAGATTTTTAATGCCGACTGGCATATTGATGGGGAGTCTCGGCCCAATACCCTGTTTGGTATGATCCGTAATACCCATATCCGTGCCCCCGAAGGTACCGTGGTGGCTTATAAGGATAACAGCTCGGTTATTGAGGGTAGTGCCGGTCAACGTTTTCATCCGGATACCGAAGATGGTATCTACCGGGCTCATGAGGAGACAACCCATATTCTCATGAAGGTAGAGACCCATAACCATCCCACCGCAATCTCCCCTTACCCCGGTGCGTCCACTGGCTCTGGCGGTGAGATCCGTGATGAAGGGGCGACGGGGCGTGGTTCTTCGCCTAAGGCTGGTTTAACCGGTTTTTCCGTCTCCAACCTTAATCTACCTGGTGCGGTGCGTCCCTGGGAGTTGCCATATGGCAAGCCAGACCGGATCGCCTCAGCACTGGATATTATGCTGGAAGGTCCCATCGGTGGCGCGGCCTTTAATAATGAGTTTGGGCGGCCCAACCTGTGTGGTTACTTCCGTACCTTTGAACAGGATGTCGCAGGTGAGGTGCGGGGCTACCATAAGCCTATTATGATTGCGGGTGGTTTGGGCAATATGAAAGCGGACCATGTGGAGAAAAATCCGCTGAAAGAGGGGGATTTAATTATCCAGCTTGGTGGCCCAGCGATGTTGATTGGGTTAGGCGGGGGCGCGGCCTCCAGCCAGACCAGTGGTAGCTCCCATGCGGAGTTGGATTTTGCATCGGTTCAACGGGACAACCCCGAGATGGAGCGGCGTTGCCAAGAGGTGATTAACCGCTGCTGGCAGTTGGGTGATAGCAACCCCATTCAATCCATTCATGATGTTGGGGCCGGTGGTCTTTCCAATGCTGTGCCTGAGTTGATCCATGATGGGGGGGTGGGTGGACGTTTTGATCTGCGTAATATCGACAATGCAGATCCTGGTATGTCCCCCATGGAAATTTGGTGTAATGAAGCCCAGGAGCGCTATGTTCTGGCCATTCATCCCGAAGATCGTGAGCGGTTTGAGGCGATCTGTCTGCGTGAGCGGTGCCCTTTTGCGGTGTTGGGGGAGGCCACAACCGAAGAGCAGTTGATCCTGACCGATCGTCTCACGGGTGAAACCTGCATTGATATGTCCCTGAACACCCTGTTGGGTAAACCACCACGTATGACGCGGGATGTAACCCACCACCGTCGTCAGGCCCACCCGTTACGCATTCCTCAGGGGCTCTCTCTCAGTGAAATGTGTTACCGGGTTTTACGTCTGCCTACCGTTGGGGATAAGAGCTTTTTGATCACCATTGGAGACCGTAGCGTGACCGGTATGGTCACCCGTGACCAAATGGTTGGCCCTTGGCAGGTACCGGTGGCGGATGTTGCCGTGACAGCGCGTGGCTATGAGGGGTATGAAGGTGAGGCGATGGCCATGGGTGAACGCACCCCTGTTGCCTTGTTGGATGCCCCAGCATCAGGTCGCATGGCCATTGGTGAGGCGTTGACCAATATGGCGGCAGCTCGTGTGGGTGACTTGGGCCGAGTCAAACTCTCGGCCAACTGGATGGCCCCGGCTGGTCATCCGGGTGAAGAGGCCAATCTGTATGAGACCGTCGAGGCTGTGGGGCTGGAGTTGTGCCCAGCATTGGGGATCTCCATTCCAGTAGGTAAAGATTCGCTCTCCATGAAAACGGTGTGGAAGGATGAGCAGGAGAACCCCTGTGCGGTAACCGCACCGGTCTCTTTGATTATTTCAGCTTTTGCTCCGGTGGTGGATGTACGCCAGACGGTGACACCACAGCTACGTACCGATTTGGGTGAAACCCGTTTGATCCTGGTGGATCTGGGTGAAGGTAAAAACCGCCTGGGGGGTTCTGCACTGGCCCAGGTTATGGGACAGATGGGGGATGTGCCGCCGGATGTGGATGATGCGGATAACCTGAAACAGTTCTTCCAGACCATTCAAATTTTGCATGAAGCTGACAAGATCCTCGCCTATCACGACCGTTCGGATGGCGGGCTGTTTACCACCTTATGTGAAATGGCCTTTGCAGGGCGCTGTGGTTTGGATATACAGCTGCAAGGGTTGGGTAATCAGCTAGAGGGTGTCCTGTTCAGTGAAGAGCTTGGTGCGGTGGTGCAGGTTCGTGCCGAAGATGCCAAGAAAATGGTTAAACTTCTGAACTGCTGTGGTATTGCGACAGATATTGGTACGGTCGCAGCCCATGGCCAACTGCGTTTCCACCGGGATCATGATCTCATTTTGGATCTGCCCCGTGTGGGTTTGCACCGGGCTTGGTCCGAGACCTCTTGGCGTTTGCAGAGCCTGCGGGATAACCCCGAATGTGCCCAGCAGGCCTATGATGCCTTATTGGACATTAAGGATCCGGGGTTACACGCCAGTTTGAGCTTTGACCCAGCGCATAACGTCGCGGCCCCTTATATTAACAGTGGCGCTCGTCCCTCTGTGGCAATTCTGCGTGAGCAGGGTGTGAATGGACATGTAGAGATGGCGGCGGCTTTTGACCGTGCTGGTTTTGAAGCGGTGGATGTCACCATGGCGGCATTGGCCGGGGGTGAGCGGTTCTTGGCAGACTATAAAGGGTTGGTCGCCTGTGGCGGCTTCTCTTATGGTGATGTGCTTGGGGCTGGTGAAGGGTGGGCCAAATCCATTCTGTTTAATCCAAAACTGCGGGATGGTTTTCAGCAGTTTTTCCACAGTGCGGACAGTTTTGCCCTGGGGGTGTGTAATGGGTGCCAAATGCTCTCTACTTTACATGAGCTGATTCCTGGTACCGAGCTATGGCCACGTTTTGTTCGTAACCACTCGGAACAGTTCGAGGCCCGCTTTAGTCAGGTAGAAATTCCCCAAAACCCCTCGATCTTCCTTAACGGGATGGCAGGTTCCCGTATGCCTGTTGCGGTGGCTCATGGTGAAGGGCGTGTCGAGTTTGCCCACCGTGCCCACCAAGACCGGGCTTTGGCCGAAGGGTTGATAGCACTGCGTTATGTGGATAGCTATGGTCAGGTGACTGAGAGCTATCCGGCTAACCCCAATGGTTCGCCCCAGGGTATTACCGGCCTGACCACAGCCGATGGCCGGGTGACCATTATGATGCCCCATCCCGAGCGGGTATTCCGGTCTGTTCAAAACAGTTGGTATCCCGATGCCTGGGGTGAAGATGGTGCTTGGATGGCCATGTTCCGTAATGCCCGTAAATGGGTTGGCTAA
- a CDS encoding cytochrome c family protein: protein MRPSVWTIQRLIAFTLTTLFFTLLAPTAQATMVEEKQVPINHISAETCKACHEGIYKQWKGSMHAQSTAAKDPIHNAFYRKVIGDPNQEDLRTKKGTYPVCLKCHVPNLAVEGKTKLDANPVYAEGVNCVACHRIKAFKGIRKPGKPGLTLGIDAYELGNTLSGPSGILPSGGGDDLDNLEGMDEAANPHLEASKGLFLPLEGKNRLFRTADACMGCHDQRNNGHGVPLCQTGNEYNMGASKVTCQTCHMPNTDGVANHDMGGGHNMGMLKRAVILDLDVKQTGPQLLTQIYLENLQPHSMPTGAPFRNMFLTVTAFNADGDEVWKSTKGHPSKDDPNAYFHLVLLDGKGKPTIPPKAKGVGPDSRLKPFEKRMLNYQIPAQNVASIRAELHYNLLWPGINKAMAKVLPEDVREAKLIAHAQWKSN from the coding sequence ATGCGCCCATCAGTTTGGACCATTCAACGATTGATAGCATTTACCTTGACCACCCTGTTTTTTACACTCCTGGCACCCACAGCCCAAGCCACCATGGTGGAGGAAAAACAGGTCCCCATTAATCACATCAGTGCCGAGACCTGTAAAGCCTGCCATGAGGGCATTTATAAACAGTGGAAAGGCTCTATGCATGCGCAAAGCACAGCAGCCAAAGATCCCATTCATAACGCCTTTTATCGCAAAGTGATTGGGGACCCCAACCAAGAAGATCTACGCACCAAAAAAGGGACGTATCCTGTCTGTTTAAAATGCCATGTACCCAACTTGGCGGTGGAAGGCAAAACCAAACTGGATGCCAACCCTGTGTATGCAGAAGGGGTAAACTGTGTGGCGTGCCACCGTATTAAGGCTTTTAAAGGCATACGCAAACCCGGCAAGCCAGGCTTAACCCTTGGTATTGATGCCTATGAGTTAGGCAATACCCTCTCAGGACCCAGCGGTATTCTACCCAGTGGTGGTGGTGACGATCTGGACAACCTGGAAGGCATGGATGAGGCAGCCAACCCTCATTTGGAAGCCAGCAAAGGTCTGTTCCTACCCCTTGAGGGCAAAAACCGACTGTTCCGTACGGCAGATGCCTGCATGGGTTGCCATGATCAGCGCAACAATGGCCATGGCGTCCCCCTCTGTCAGACCGGTAATGAGTATAATATGGGTGCGTCCAAGGTGACCTGCCAAACCTGCCATATGCCCAATACCGATGGTGTCGCCAACCACGATATGGGCGGTGGGCACAACATGGGCATGCTCAAACGTGCTGTCATACTGGATCTAGATGTCAAACAAACAGGGCCTCAACTACTGACCCAGATCTATCTGGAGAACCTGCAACCCCACAGCATGCCAACAGGGGCACCCTTCCGGAATATGTTCTTGACGGTAACGGCATTCAATGCAGATGGGGATGAGGTGTGGAAAAGCACCAAGGGCCACCCCTCCAAGGATGACCCCAATGCTTATTTCCACCTGGTTCTGCTGGATGGCAAAGGTAAGCCGACGATCCCCCCCAAAGCCAAGGGTGTGGGTCCTGATAGCCGTTTAAAGCCCTTTGAAAAACGGATGCTAAACTACCAGATCCCTGCCCAAAATGTGGCCTCCATACGTGCTGAACTGCACTACAATCTGCTGTGGCCCGGCATCAACAAAGCGATGGCCAAAGTACTGCCAGAAGATGTCCGTGAAGCCAAGCTGATTGCCCATGCACAGTGGAAGAGCAACTAA
- a CDS encoding ATP-binding protein — protein sequence MTKLRTGLIPLLLLVNLGGLILVAAIVFGMTIHTAQTILKQQIEDVFDQHLVIAESYLNNQLHAIRQVLSGTVRHPTLLSAVKKNQQSAAKLKLEELYASTAVQQLDHLAIHHHQQPNWVTTSVYPLGDHTPLQQPIDQAPGQWSLTTPLGKNPLLVVWEPLILPETGRVLGKLMGGITIYDNLPLLRQLRSALNVPGLALFHFQQMAVAYPPKGEIKTLMGIPALLETVEAENMNGFVIARRPLRIDGRETSLHLMIAIPDASFSELRHAVWRNVLYTGIAVLLVAMAMLWVILRFFGHGLRSLMNFSQKVSKGKPDVRYHPTLVQEFNEVGWMLQDMVDTLTEKQSQIEALISNAQSVIYMKAPDGSYLLINTLYEQLFHIKQADILGKTDFDLHPAEIAKQFRDNDQLVLQQAKPIQFEEQAPGPEGTHTYLSNKFPILDAKGRVFAICGISTDITGIKRLEQALRQAKDEAEIANRAKSEFLAAMSHEIRTPLNVVIGMGDLLLEADLPLEHQHVVEKMQTAGAAVLELINNILDLSRIESGCFTLEQSPTDIHHLLEEVTSVMSIGAESRGLAFHTHIAPDVPQWILGDVSRLRQILINLAGNAIKFTEEGKISLSLQISQENSLHLAIKDTGIGIEASAQSIIFEIFSQADSSMTRRFGGSGLGLAIVKRLVEMMQGTIEVESTVGQGSVFHVYWPIHLCQAPDPTFNIQPPPSETEPLAAIHLLLVEDSEDNRNLIQTYLRKQTHITLQEAHNGQQAIDAVKEQRFDLILMDIQMPIKDGLTATREIRLWEKSHQQAPTVIIALTAHAMNEHRQIAFDAGCNAYLTKPIKKKVLLQNIAQYTTGRSPLTPHTPPPLPKG from the coding sequence ATGACTAAATTGCGCACAGGCCTTATACCCTTGCTGCTATTGGTTAACCTGGGCGGGTTAATCCTGGTTGCAGCAATTGTGTTTGGTATGACCATCCATACGGCGCAAACCATCTTGAAACAGCAGATTGAAGATGTCTTTGATCAGCACTTGGTCATTGCAGAATCCTACCTAAACAACCAACTCCACGCGATCCGGCAGGTACTGTCCGGTACCGTTCGGCACCCGACCCTGTTGTCCGCAGTCAAAAAAAATCAACAGAGCGCGGCCAAACTTAAGCTGGAGGAGCTGTACGCCTCCACCGCGGTACAACAGCTGGACCATCTGGCCATACACCACCATCAACAGCCTAACTGGGTAACAACCAGTGTTTATCCCCTGGGCGATCACACCCCCCTACAACAGCCTATTGATCAAGCACCTGGGCAATGGTCTTTGACCACACCCCTTGGCAAAAATCCCTTACTGGTGGTTTGGGAGCCTTTAATTTTGCCTGAAACTGGCCGGGTACTGGGTAAACTCATGGGGGGCATTACCATCTATGACAACCTCCCCCTGCTGCGCCAACTGCGTAGTGCTCTTAATGTACCGGGGTTGGCCCTGTTTCATTTTCAACAAATGGCGGTCGCTTATCCCCCCAAAGGAGAGATCAAAACCCTGATGGGCATACCCGCACTTTTAGAGACGGTTGAGGCGGAAAATATGAATGGCTTTGTCATCGCCCGCCGACCTCTACGTATTGATGGTAGGGAGACCTCTCTACATTTGATGATTGCCATTCCTGATGCCTCCTTCTCCGAGCTCCGTCATGCCGTGTGGCGCAATGTTCTGTATACCGGGATCGCGGTTCTGTTGGTTGCCATGGCCATGCTGTGGGTGATCTTACGCTTTTTTGGTCATGGCCTGCGCTCATTGATGAATTTCAGCCAAAAGGTCAGCAAGGGCAAACCGGATGTACGCTATCACCCCACCTTGGTCCAGGAGTTTAACGAGGTCGGGTGGATGCTGCAGGATATGGTGGATACCCTGACGGAGAAACAGAGCCAGATCGAAGCCCTTATCAGCAACGCCCAATCGGTTATCTACATGAAGGCCCCCGATGGCTCCTACCTATTGATCAATACCCTCTATGAGCAGCTGTTTCATATTAAACAAGCGGATATCCTAGGAAAAACCGACTTTGATCTACACCCAGCTGAGATCGCCAAACAGTTTAGGGACAATGACCAACTTGTTTTACAGCAAGCCAAACCGATTCAGTTCGAAGAGCAGGCACCTGGGCCAGAAGGCACCCATACCTACCTCTCTAACAAATTTCCCATTCTAGATGCCAAAGGGCGGGTGTTTGCCATCTGTGGAATCTCGACTGACATTACAGGCATTAAACGTCTGGAACAGGCCTTACGTCAGGCCAAAGATGAAGCTGAAATTGCCAACCGAGCAAAAAGTGAATTTCTTGCGGCCATGAGCCATGAAATCCGCACACCGCTCAATGTGGTTATTGGCATGGGGGATCTACTTTTAGAAGCAGACTTACCCCTTGAGCATCAACATGTTGTTGAAAAAATGCAAACCGCGGGTGCGGCGGTACTGGAACTGATCAACAACATTCTGGATCTCTCCCGTATTGAAAGTGGTTGTTTTACCCTGGAGCAATCCCCCACCGATATTCACCATCTTCTGGAAGAGGTTACCTCTGTCATGTCCATTGGGGCAGAGAGCCGGGGTTTGGCCTTTCATACCCACATTGCGCCGGATGTACCACAGTGGATACTGGGGGATGTCAGCCGTCTCAGGCAGATCTTGATCAACCTGGCCGGTAACGCCATTAAATTCACAGAAGAGGGGAAGATCTCTTTATCCCTGCAGATAAGCCAAGAAAACAGCTTACATCTGGCCATTAAAGATACCGGGATCGGGATTGAAGCCAGCGCACAATCCATCATTTTTGAAATCTTTAGCCAGGCAGACTCCAGCATGACACGCCGGTTTGGGGGGAGTGGCCTGGGATTGGCCATAGTCAAACGTTTGGTTGAGATGATGCAGGGCACCATTGAGGTTGAAAGCACCGTAGGGCAAGGCAGTGTTTTTCATGTTTACTGGCCTATCCACTTATGCCAAGCGCCAGATCCAACCTTTAATATCCAACCGCCACCATCTGAAACAGAGCCGTTAGCCGCTATTCATCTACTGCTGGTCGAGGATTCGGAAGATAACCGTAATTTGATCCAAACCTACCTACGTAAACAGACCCATATCACTTTGCAGGAAGCCCACAACGGCCAACAGGCTATTGATGCGGTCAAGGAGCAGCGTTTTGATTTGATCCTTATGGATATTCAAATGCCCATTAAGGATGGCCTAACCGCCACCCGTGAAATTCGCCTATGGGAGAAATCCCACCAACAGGCACCCACCGTCATTATCGCCCTAACAGCCCATGCCATGAATGAACATCGACAGATCGCTTTTGATGCAGGGTGCAACGCCTACCTAACCAAACCCATCAAAAAAAAGGTGCTTCTGCAAAACATCGCCCAATATACAACCGGCAGATCCCCCCTTACCCCTCACACCCCGCCCCCCCTACCAAAGGGTTGA
- a CDS encoding substrate-binding domain-containing protein, translating into MGIPRSYMITMVLGLCWLSSAPAVFAQNLLAEYWTFDQYTQQNPQLQSRQKNFSLRVQHPAQAQRKPLKRPVRIAMIYPGLQSSDYWRRSQTSFEARLKEQALPYTLDAHFTKPETEVPKQAALLARALSKDPDYLIFTLDVLRHRGMIERILSRDRPKVILQNITTPLRAWDGYQPFMYVGFDHALGTQLLVQAYTRLLGKKARYALLYGLPGYVSSMRGDTFRQGYGEHYATNPSQPMAAYYTGFNRKKAAMATHEILQLAEQPEFIFSCSTDIALGVVDALKSAPPTKPILTNGWGGGENELKALQAGTLAMTVMRMNDDNGVAMAEAIALDQQGAGDQVPTIFSGEIVLITQQTSQAAIDTLRERAFRYSNHAPSTTRGTP; encoded by the coding sequence ATGGGTATACCTCGAAGCTATATGATCACCATGGTGCTAGGTCTATGCTGGCTCAGCAGCGCCCCAGCTGTGTTTGCTCAAAATCTGCTCGCCGAGTACTGGACCTTTGATCAATACACCCAACAGAACCCACAACTCCAGAGCCGACAAAAAAATTTCTCCTTGCGGGTTCAACACCCCGCTCAAGCACAGCGCAAGCCCCTAAAAAGACCTGTACGCATTGCCATGATCTACCCTGGCTTGCAGAGTTCGGATTATTGGCGCCGCAGCCAAACCTCCTTTGAGGCTCGCCTTAAAGAACAGGCCCTGCCCTATACGTTAGACGCCCACTTTACCAAACCTGAAACAGAGGTCCCTAAACAGGCCGCTCTACTGGCCCGAGCCCTCTCAAAAGACCCGGACTATCTTATTTTCACCCTGGATGTCTTGCGCCATCGCGGCATGATTGAACGTATTCTCAGCCGTGACCGGCCCAAGGTTATTCTACAAAACATCACCACCCCTCTGCGCGCCTGGGATGGCTACCAACCCTTTATGTACGTGGGGTTTGACCATGCATTGGGCACCCAACTGCTGGTTCAAGCCTACACCCGCCTATTAGGAAAAAAAGCCCGTTATGCCCTGCTCTATGGGTTACCAGGGTATGTAAGCTCCATGCGGGGGGATACTTTCCGGCAGGGGTATGGGGAACATTACGCGACCAACCCATCCCAACCTATGGCTGCTTACTACACAGGGTTTAACCGTAAAAAAGCGGCCATGGCCACCCATGAAATTTTACAATTAGCCGAGCAACCTGAGTTTATCTTCTCCTGCTCCACCGATATCGCCTTAGGGGTTGTGGACGCACTAAAAAGCGCTCCTCCTACCAAGCCTATTCTCACCAATGGTTGGGGGGGCGGTGAGAATGAGCTAAAAGCACTGCAGGCTGGAACACTGGCCATGACGGTGATGCGCATGAATGATGATAATGGTGTCGCCATGGCAGAGGCCATTGCGTTGGATCAGCAGGGAGCGGGTGACCAAGTACCCACCATCTTTTCCGGGGAGATAGTCCTTATAACCCAACAGACCAGCCAAGCTGCCATTGATACCTTACGTGAACGGGCCTTTCGCTACTCAAACCATGCCCCCTCAACCACGCGTGGCACGCCATGA